From Thiohalorhabdus denitrificans, the proteins below share one genomic window:
- the ffh gene encoding signal recognition particle protein translates to MFENLSDRLQGVFKDLKGQGKLTEKNISDALRQVRIALLEADVSLPVAKAFIERVRERAVGQEVLNSLTPGQAVVGVVKEELEHLLGDQNDSLNLAVRPPAVVLMAGLQGSGKTTTVAKLARYLREREKKEVVVTSADIYRPAAIDQLETLAGEVGATFVPSESTEDPEAIAERAVEQARIRSADVVIVDTAGRLHIDEDLMQEIQGLQQALDPAETLLVADAMTGQDAVQTAEAFNGALDLTGVVLTKTDGDARGGAALSIRHVTGKPIKFLGVGEKTEALEPFHPDRLASRILGMGDVLSLVEEAQRTADEDQAEKLEKQLKSGKGMTLADFQDQLKQIKRMGGLTSILDKLPGGEKLAGGAAGMDETQINRMEAIINSMTPWERRHSDAIKASRKRRIASGSGTSVQEVNRLLKQFAQMQKAMKQMKKKGGMKKMMAQMGGGGGDQGFPF, encoded by the coding sequence ATGTTCGAGAATCTTTCCGACCGACTGCAGGGCGTCTTCAAGGACCTCAAGGGCCAGGGCAAGCTGACGGAGAAGAACATCTCCGATGCCCTGCGGCAGGTGCGCATCGCCCTGCTCGAGGCGGACGTCTCGCTGCCCGTGGCCAAGGCCTTCATCGAGCGGGTGCGCGAGCGCGCGGTCGGTCAGGAGGTGCTGAACAGCCTGACCCCCGGACAGGCGGTGGTGGGCGTGGTCAAGGAGGAGCTGGAGCACCTCCTGGGTGACCAGAACGACAGCCTGAACCTGGCGGTGCGGCCGCCGGCCGTGGTGCTCATGGCCGGCTTGCAGGGCTCCGGCAAGACCACCACCGTGGCCAAGCTGGCCCGCTACCTGCGCGAGCGGGAGAAAAAGGAGGTGGTGGTCACCAGCGCGGACATCTACCGGCCCGCCGCCATCGACCAGCTGGAGACCCTGGCCGGCGAGGTGGGCGCCACCTTCGTTCCCAGCGAGAGCACCGAGGACCCCGAGGCCATCGCCGAGCGGGCGGTGGAGCAGGCGCGCATCCGCAGTGCCGATGTGGTCATCGTCGACACCGCTGGCCGCCTGCACATCGACGAGGACCTCATGCAGGAGATCCAGGGCCTGCAGCAGGCCCTGGATCCCGCCGAGACCCTGCTGGTGGCCGACGCCATGACCGGCCAGGACGCCGTGCAGACCGCCGAGGCCTTCAACGGCGCCCTCGACCTCACCGGCGTGGTGCTCACCAAGACCGACGGCGACGCCCGCGGCGGCGCCGCGCTGTCCATCCGCCACGTCACCGGCAAGCCCATCAAGTTCCTCGGCGTGGGCGAGAAGACCGAGGCCCTAGAGCCCTTCCACCCCGACCGGCTGGCCTCCCGCATCCTCGGTATGGGGGACGTCCTGTCCCTGGTGGAGGAGGCCCAGCGCACCGCCGACGAGGACCAGGCCGAGAAGCTGGAGAAGCAGCTCAAGTCGGGCAAGGGCATGACCCTCGCCGACTTCCAGGACCAGCTCAAACAGATCAAGCGCATGGGCGGCCTCACCAGCATCTTGGATAAGCTGCCGGGCGGGGAGAAGCTCGCCGGCGGGGCGGCCGGTATGGACGAGACCCAGATCAACCGCATGGAGGCCATCATCAACTCCATGACCCCCTGGGAGCGCCGCCACTCCGACGCCATCAAGGCCAGCCGCAAGCGGCGCATCGCCAGCGGCAGCGGCACCTCGGTGCAGGAGGTCAACCGCCTGCTCAAGCAGTTCGCCCAGATGCAGAAGGCCATGAAGCAGATGAAGAAGAAGGGCGGCATGAAGAAGATGATGGCCCAGATGGGCGGCGGCGGGGGCGACCAAGGCTTTCCGTTCTAG
- a CDS encoding cytochrome C assembly family protein → MNPAVIFWLQILAALGYAAATAQGWTAVRQRGQHSLTPALWLGAAGLVLHTVAVGGQVVTGGGALNLGLAYAVSLFTWLAVLQFLLAVPFLKIDLFGLVLFPLAAVVMVVEILAPNGHALRIDVSQPALLGHLTLSLLAYGTLTIAAVQAVLLGAQERQLRRKRTGLMSRILPPLQPMERLLFHLLRIGFGLLTLVVLTGVIFSEQIFDRPFTFDHKTVLSLIAWAVFALLLWGHSHYGWRGRTAVRWTLSGYGLLLLAYFGVRFILELKA, encoded by the coding sequence ATGAATCCAGCGGTCATCTTCTGGCTGCAGATCCTCGCCGCACTCGGCTACGCCGCCGCCACCGCCCAGGGGTGGACGGCCGTCCGCCAGCGCGGCCAGCACAGCCTCACCCCGGCCCTGTGGCTCGGTGCGGCGGGCTTGGTCCTCCACACCGTGGCCGTGGGCGGCCAGGTAGTCACCGGCGGCGGGGCCCTGAATCTCGGGCTCGCCTACGCCGTGTCGCTGTTCACCTGGCTGGCGGTCCTACAGTTCCTGCTCGCCGTACCGTTCCTGAAGATCGACCTCTTCGGTCTGGTCTTGTTCCCCCTGGCGGCGGTGGTCATGGTGGTGGAGATCCTCGCGCCCAACGGCCACGCCCTCCGGATCGACGTGAGCCAGCCCGCCCTGCTCGGCCACCTGACCCTGTCCCTGCTGGCCTACGGCACCCTGACCATCGCCGCCGTGCAAGCCGTCCTGCTCGGGGCCCAGGAACGCCAGCTCCGCCGTAAGCGTACGGGTCTGATGAGCCGCATCCTGCCGCCCCTGCAGCCCATGGAGCGCCTGCTCTTCCATCTGCTGCGGATCGGCTTCGGGCTCCTCACCCTGGTGGTGCTGACGGGAGTGATCTTCTCCGAGCAGATCTTCGACCGGCCCTTCACCTTCGACCACAAGACGGTGCTCAGTCTCATCGCCTGGGCGGTGTTCGCCCTCCTGCTGTGGGGCCACAGCCACTACGGCTGGCGGGGCCGTACCGCCGTCCGCTGGACGCTTTCCGGCTACGGCCTGCTCCTGCTCGCCTACTTCGGCGTCCGCTTCATCCTAGAGCTCAAGGCCTAG
- a CDS encoding HlyC/CorC family transporter, whose translation MDTSLGTLFLLLGVLLALSGFFSGSETAMMALNKYRLRHRAEQGHRGARIAVRLLERPDRLIGVILLGNNFVNIAAASVSSIIAIHLLGEAGLFLSTVILTVVVLIFSELAPKTLAATYPERLAFVAAPVLRPLLLVFYPLVVAINAIANTLLRALRLTQGPVRTSLSEEELRTVIVEESALLSSRRQRMLLNVFELSRVIVEDVMVPRTEMATINIDADWQDILAQFRASPHTRFPVYRRDPDHIVGVIHGKDLLRLNDMEGEPSRETIAGLVREPYFIPATTPLQDQLIQFQRRRQHLGLVVDEYGDVVGLVTLEDILEEIVGEIQDEHDLPMRGIRPQKDGSLLVDAQIEVRSLNRQLGWDLPTDGPRTLAGLVIEKLEAIPNDNTSLKVGGHPMEVVKTRHQTVTVVRVYPDDVERGWVD comes from the coding sequence ATGGACACCTCCCTAGGCACCCTATTCCTCCTGCTGGGCGTCCTGCTGGCCCTCTCGGGGTTCTTCTCCGGCTCCGAGACGGCCATGATGGCCCTCAACAAGTACCGCCTGCGTCACCGCGCGGAGCAGGGCCACCGGGGCGCCCGGATCGCCGTACGTTTGCTGGAGCGCCCCGACCGGCTCATCGGGGTGATCCTGCTCGGCAACAACTTCGTCAACATCGCGGCGGCGAGCGTCTCCTCCATCATCGCCATCCATCTGCTCGGCGAGGCGGGCCTGTTCCTCTCCACCGTGATCCTCACGGTGGTGGTCCTGATCTTCTCCGAGCTGGCCCCCAAGACCTTGGCGGCCACCTATCCGGAGCGTCTGGCCTTCGTGGCGGCGCCCGTACTCCGGCCCCTCCTCCTCGTTTTCTATCCGCTGGTGGTGGCCATCAACGCCATCGCTAACACTCTGCTCCGGGCCCTGCGGCTCACCCAGGGACCGGTGCGGACCAGCCTGAGCGAGGAGGAGCTGCGCACCGTCATCGTCGAGGAGAGCGCCCTGCTGTCCTCGCGCCGCCAGCGCATGCTGCTCAACGTCTTCGAGCTGTCGCGGGTCATCGTGGAGGACGTCATGGTCCCCCGCACCGAGATGGCCACCATCAACATCGACGCGGACTGGCAGGATATCCTCGCCCAGTTCCGGGCCTCGCCGCACACGCGCTTCCCCGTCTACCGGCGGGATCCGGACCACATCGTGGGGGTGATCCACGGCAAGGACCTGCTCCGGCTGAACGACATGGAGGGCGAGCCCTCCCGGGAGACCATCGCCGGCTTGGTGCGGGAGCCCTACTTCATCCCGGCCACCACGCCGCTCCAGGACCAACTGATCCAGTTCCAGCGGCGCCGCCAGCACTTGGGCCTGGTGGTGGACGAGTACGGGGACGTGGTGGGACTGGTCACCCTCGAGGACATCCTCGAGGAGATCGTCGGCGAGATCCAAGACGAGCACGACCTACCCATGCGCGGCATCCGCCCGCAAAAGGACGGCAGCCTGCTGGTGGACGCCCAGATCGAGGTCCGCTCCCTGAACCGGCAGCTCGGCTGGGACCTGCCCACCGACGGCCCCCGCACCCTGGCCGGGCTGGTCATCGAGAAGCTGGAGGCCATACCCAACGACAACACCAGTCTCAAGGTGGGCGGCCATCCCATGGAGGTGGTCAAGACCCGCCATCAGACGGTGACCGTGGTGCGGGTCTATCCGGACGACGTGGAGCGGGGCTGGGTGGACTAG